A genomic stretch from Oncorhynchus gorbuscha isolate QuinsamMale2020 ecotype Even-year linkage group LG20, OgorEven_v1.0, whole genome shotgun sequence includes:
- the LOC124007284 gene encoding organic solute transporter subunit alpha-like, producing the protein MDMEEALNSTIHPSCLEEPPLAIDVIKQLDVFGVALYSMLTLMSTLSLLLYLEECVFIYRKVPSPKKTTIMWVNGAAPVIATMACFGMWIPRATMFTDMTSNSYFAVVVYKILVLMIEESGGSEAFLKSNAQKTFKISVGPCCCCCPCLPRVPVTRRMLFLLKLGALQYAILKTVLSIVSIILWTNGNFDLSDLEITGTAIWINPFIGVLTIISLWPVAIMFMNICNTLRSIKIIPKYAMYQLVLVLSQLQTAIINILALDGTIACSPPFSSSARGTMLSQQLMILEMFIITLVTRALYRRTYDSLPTDPHETDNDQNSKISLQAPEGEHTV; encoded by the exons ATGGACATGGAAGAGGCTCTCAACAGCACCATCCATCCGAGCTGTTTAGAAGAACCTCCGCTGGCTATCGATGTCATAAAGC AGCTGGATGTCTTTGGTGTGGCTCTGTACTCCATGCTGACCCTCATGTCTACGCTGTCCCTGCTGCTCTACCTGGAGGAGTGTGTGTTTATCTATAGAAAAGTCCCGTCTCCTAAGAAGACAACTATTATGTGGGTCAATGGTGCTGCACCG GTCATTGCCACCATGGCTTGTTTTGGGATGTGGATACCAAGGGCTACCATGTTTACAGATATGACGTCCAATTC GTACTTTGCAGTGGTGGTGTATAAGATCTTGGTTCTGATGATAGAGGAGAGTGGGGGTAGTGAGGCCTTTCTGAAGAGCAATGCCCAGAAAACCTTCAAGATCAGTGTAGgaccctgctgctgctgctgtccctGCTTGCCACGCGTTCCAGTCACACG GCGCATGTTATTCTTGCTGAAGCTGGGGGCTCTTCAGTATGCTATCTTAAAGACAGTCCTCTCAATTGTGTCCATAATATTGTGGACCAACGGCAACTTTGATCTTTCTGAT CTGGAGATCACAGGCACGGCTATTTGGATCAACCCATTTATAGGTGTTCTCACCATCATCTCCCTCTGGCCTGTCGCCATCATGTTCATGAACATATGCAACACACTGCGCAGCATCAAGATCATACCTAAATATGCCATGTACCAG TTGGTGCTGGTGCTCAGTCAGCTGCAGACGGCCATCATTAACATCCTGGCCTTGGATGGAACCATCGCCTGCTCCCCGCCATTCTCCTCTAGTGCCCGTGGTACCA tGTTGAGTCAGCAGCTAATGATCTTGGAAATGTTCATCATTACCCTGGTGACCCGGGCGTTGTACCGCCGTACCTATGACTCTCTTCCCACCGACCCCCACGAGACCGACAACGACCAGAACAGCAAGATCAGCCTGCAGGCCCCAGAGGGGGAGCACACTGTCTGA